AGTTTTTCCCTCACCGTTCAATCATTCTCCATTTTTTAATTAGATAATAATTGTACAATATCACATTTACtacttgaatttattttaatttgtaaagCTGCGGTTAGTGGCGTTAGGATAAGGTAGCAAACTTGTTCCCTAATTTCctaatattaacaaaaacaaaaaatcttgaGGATTTTGTAGATTCCTTCCCTGTAATCTCGCGTAATTAAAAACAgttgtttacactgatttggcCATTAGGGGGCGCTCTGCGGACACCCAGTGCctactgtgtgtattttgttgtttacagtCTTATTAAACTGGATATTAATTGTCATCATATTAATTATGATAAATTGACGAGACAGCAGTAAAACCCTCTTTCCTATATTATCAAACCTTGAAAAAGGTCCAAATAATCCGGCAATCCTCAACCCCTATTTTCTTGCAGTTGATACTGGGACGCCAGTTGTGACATTTCAGGTGAAAACTGTTCTCCACGGTGTCGGCGAGGACATGAGGGAGGTCCAGCGAGTGGGCCCGAGGACCCTGTTACAGGTGGCGGAGGCTCTCGAGGCCATTGTCTGTAGGTGCGTTGGTCCCCACGGAGGCCAGGTGATCTTCACCAAAGACACGGGTGAGGTGTCGATCAGCCGGGACGGCAGGCGTGTGCTCGCCTCTCTGGTGTTGGATCACCCGGTTGCCAGGTATGTTGTCCCAAGAGCAAGAGCCAGGTGCCCTTTCCTGTTGCGCTGGCAGTTGTGTACTGCGTGCCATCGTGAGGAACGGAGCACCTGTCCAGGACCGGTCGTACGACAGCGCTCGAAATAGAGCCGCGCTTCATGTGTTCCTTGTTTCTTGGTTTGTGATGTCACACTTCAGTTCAAAAACGCTGTGACAGATGCGCACTTTGTGCGTTTCCCACGCCGAGTGTGGGCCTGAATTTGACGTGTGTGTTTTACTTCTCGAACCAGAGCGCTGCTGGGCTGCTTGTTGGCGCACTGCAACACCGCTGGGGACGGCGCCAAGTCCTTTGTCCTGCTACTGGCTGCTCTGCTCCGGGGCACTCGCGCTGCTTGTCGGGCCCAGGGCAAGGCGGGTCCGCACGGACGTCTGGCGGCCCAGCAGGTGTCGCGCTGGCTTCTCTCCTTCCAAGAGGAGGTGCTGGACGGCGTGATGAGGGACCACATTGCTCCACACACCACCGCCCTGTTTTCCCACACCAGTCCTGCAGAGTCCCGGGCCAGAGTGCGCCGTCTCATGGAGGGATTCTTCTGCGGCAGAGTGAACGCTGCTCACTCTAAGTTTCTGGCTGAAATTGCTAGTGACTTCTGCTTCCGCTGGACCTGCAAACCGGACGGGGCCGATGTGCTTCGACTCGTTCCTGACCGCTTCCCGGAGCTCCACACCGCAGTGACGGGGCTCCCTATTGACCGCTCTCACATTCTGCAAGGGCTGGTGATCCACAGGGACTTTGCTGTGCACTGCCCCACGGACAGACCCTTAAACGCGCTGGCCATCAGTGTACCTCTACAGACCTCCCTGCCGATGGAAGCTGATGGTACCCTGATCATCACTTCCAGCCTGCAGCTCTGCAGTTTTGGCAGCTGGGTGGCCGATAACATAGAGCGCACAGTGACTTCCCTGAAAGAGCTGCAGGTGAAGCTGCTGCTGTCTTCCGTGAAGCAGTCGGACCTGGTACTTTACCAGGCCAAGCGGGCTGGCATGTCAGTGGTGGAGTGTGTCAGCCAAGAGGAGCTGTCTTTATTCTGTCTTCTTGCTGGTGTGTCTCCATTCGCAGACCTGGGATTCTGGGAGGGAGTCGGTGGGAAACATGTTGCTGCAGTGACCTTCTGCCAGCCTGTGGTGTTGGGCGCTCACAGGTATGTGCATGTGGGCTTCCCAGAGCGCCAGGGCTATTTACCACACTGCCTTGTCCTGTGTGGGCCTGTGCCAGGCCTGACAGCCCAGTGCGTCTCGGCGTTCGGCGATGCCTTCCGGACGCTGCAGCGAACCTCTGAGCCAATCTGGTTGCGCCACCGGCGAAACAGTGGAACGCAGGCTTGTTGTTTGAGGAACGTCACAAGTTCGCGGGGAGAGCAGGACAACATCAGAAATGGTGATAGGTCGGATTTCGGCGTGCAGCAGACAGACGCCAAGGAACTGCAGGCAGCGTCGCTGGTGTCAGATAAGGGTGCCATGAGGACACTCTCTCAAGGTCAGTGTTGTAACAAGAGGACTGAGAGCCCAGATCTGGTATCACCACTGAACTGCTGCATGCCACAGGACAAGAGCTGCAGAAGTCAAGGTCGAGCCTTTGGGAGAGATGCAGAGGAAGGGCTTACAGACAACCTGGTCCGTTCAGAAACGTCTGCAAGGCCAGGTGCAGTGTTACCAGTAGGGGGCGCTTTTGAGTTCCTGCTCCACCACTACCTCTGGAAACATTCCTTCGAGAGCTCCTGTCCAGAGACCAAGATGTCCTGCAGACTGGTGGCTGAGGCATTACTCAACGTACCCAGGCAGCTCTATTTGCGCCATAATGGACACGGGCATTTTTTAAAGGTGCGCACCAACTTCATATCGTGTCTCAGACACCAGGAGGTGGTGGGATCGATTACTGATGGACCAGAGGCGCTGGAGTCGCTCGCCTGCAAATACCAGTTGCTGGCATCTGTTCTGCAGTGTGCGGGAAGGCTGCTGTCTGTGGACACTCTAATTTATACCACTGCTCTTGGGCTGAGAGATAAAAGCAACagggatgatgaggatgatgagacCTGAGTGTTCAGTTGTGGTCATCGTCTGTGACGCGCAGCTCTGGCTTTGTGCAGCTGTTGGAAAATGTAGAGAGGCACCTGCTGGCGTGGTGAGGCCAAGACTGTGAAATAtccataaatgtttttttccacttgcacGTAATGTTTATCTTATTCCAACGGTGCTGTAAGCTGGTTTGATGCCTTCTGATCTTACAGTGACCCCAGTTTATCCcgcattaaacattttactaCATTGGTTTTACATGAAGTCTCTGTTTGTTTGATGGTGACCTCCCAAACAAGGACGTTGAGTTTGTTATATTTCAATGTGCCCTTGTTAGGGGCAACAGGAAGTGCAGTGGGTTGTCCCGGTGCCGTACAATATGTACAGTTGATACAGTTTATAGTTAtagacacaggtttgaatccccttccGCTGCAGGTCCTTTGGCTAATTGCCCTGCTGTGTTAATGGGTAAATCTAAGAAGCTTAGTGTATAAATCTAAAGTTGTCAGTTGTTTTAGAGAGAAACTTTTCAGCTAATAGATCAACAGGAGGTTTGAAATAAATGGTAAGAGTGACTGAGCATCGACAAAGTGGGTAAAAAGAAGGTAGTCTCTAAGCGACCAGCTTTTCGTACTGCAGTGGCATTCTGTTCTCCATGAAATGAGCAGCTGCTCTTGCCATTATATGTTAATCCCGTTTCTGTGTGCTGTTCTGTGTCCTAATgtagtgcacaaattgtattttctctgggatgtacgtcgctttggagaaaagcgtctgctaaatgaataaatgtaaatgtgtgctgcCAGGTGCAGAGTGCAAGTCTTGTTGGGGGGTGCGTTCAGGAAGGGTGCAACTCGGACACGGGATGGTTActcaccatttacattttttatttagcagactcttttctccaatgaactctatgtagagttatcagcccgcacacctttttcaccaaggtgacctacactgctagatacactact
Above is a genomic segment from Scleropages formosus chromosome 5, fSclFor1.1, whole genome shotgun sequence containing:
- the bbs10 gene encoding BBSome complex assembly protein BBS10; this translates as MREVQRVGPRTLLQVAEALEAIVCRCVGPHGGQVIFTKDTGEVSISRDGRRVLASLVLDHPVARALLGCLLAHCNTAGDGAKSFVLLLAALLRGTRAACRAQGKAGPHGRLAAQQVSRWLLSFQEEVLDGVMRDHIAPHTTALFSHTSPAESRARVRRLMEGFFCGRVNAAHSKFLAEIASDFCFRWTCKPDGADVLRLVPDRFPELHTAVTGLPIDRSHILQGLVIHRDFAVHCPTDRPLNALAISVPLQTSLPMEADGTLIITSSLQLCSFGSWVADNIERTVTSLKELQVKLLLSSVKQSDLVLYQAKRAGMSVVECVSQEELSLFCLLAGVSPFADLGFWEGVGGKHVAAVTFCQPVVLGAHRYVHVGFPERQGYLPHCLVLCGPVPGLTAQCVSAFGDAFRTLQRTSEPIWLRHRRNSGTQACCLRNVTSSRGEQDNIRNGDRSDFGVQQTDAKELQAASLVSDKGAMRTLSQGQCCNKRTESPDLVSPLNCCMPQDKSCRSQGRAFGRDAEEGLTDNLVRSETSARPGAVLPVGGAFEFLLHHYLWKHSFESSCPETKMSCRLVAEALLNVPRQLYLRHNGHGHFLKVRTNFISCLRHQEVVGSITDGPEALESLACKYQLLASVLQCAGRLLSVDTLIYTTALGLRDKSNRDDEDDET